A stretch of the Cucurbita pepo subsp. pepo cultivar mu-cu-16 chromosome LG16, ASM280686v2, whole genome shotgun sequence genome encodes the following:
- the LOC111777866 gene encoding probable protein phosphatase 2C 52 — protein sequence MGSCLSSGNQSSCNGGSNGEGVFESCLGNGVCGRIERNRTFSDHVFSLQHLNSVPNRLVYNGKTSNSCIFTQQGRKGINQDAMVVWEDFISDGAIFCGLFDGHGPHGHVVARKVRDVLPRKLVSFWQSSQLKRDRSDRTSCLAWRRKNSADGEGQDIDGSQEDRSSSLWRRTFLKSYKAMDKELKSDPKLDCFCSGCTAIALVKQGSDLFVGSIGDSRAILGSKDSSDSLVATQLTVDLKPDLPREAERIKKCKGRVFALHDEPEVPRVWLPFDNAPGLAMARAFGDFCLKDYGVISIPEFSHRALTDNDLFVVLASDGVWDVLSNDEVVEIVYSASTRSSAARMVVDLAAREWKLKYPTSKMDDCAVVCLFLDGKMDSESENEEQASCATLETNQMSNTECSDEEQRSGEPSLQRNYTVRSSSEEKDQIGGLHSHSEENEESMSAEDENWLGLEGVTRVNSLVQLPRFS from the exons ATGGGGAGCTGTTTGTCTAGTGGCAATCAGAGTAGTTGTAATGGTGGAAGCAATGGAGAGGGAGTTTTTGAATCCTGTTTGGGGAATGGAGTTTGTGGTCGGAttgaaagaaacagaacattCTCAGATCATGTTTTCTCTTTGCAGCATTTGAATTCTGTACCTAATAGACTTGTTTATAATGGGAAGACTTCAAATTCTTGCATTTTTACTCAACAAGGTCGAAAGGGTATTAACCAGGATGCCATGGTTGTATGGGAA GACTTCATATCAGATGGTGCGATTTTCTGTGGCCTATTTGATGGTCATGGTCCACACGGTCACGTAGTTGCACGAAAGGTTAGAGATGTTCTGCCAAGAAAGCTTGTGTCATTCTGGCAGTCGTCTCAGTTGAAGCGTGATAGATCGGATAGAACTTCTTGTCTTGCGTGGCGTCGAAAGAATTCAGCAGATGGTGAAGGACAGGACATAGATGGCTCGCAGGAGGACAGATCAAGTTCTTTATGGAGAAGAACTTTCCTCAAATCATATAAAGCCATGGATAAGGAGCTCAAATCTGATCCCAAATTGGATTGTTTCTGTAGTGGCTGTACTGCCATCGCTCTAGTGAAGCAG GGCTCGGATCTATTCGTGGGAAGTATTGGGGACTCTCGAGCGATTCTTGGATCGAAAGACAGCAGTGATTCTCTTGTAGCAACACAATTGACAGTAGATCTAAAGCCCGATCTGCCCA GAGAGGCTGAAAGGATAAAGAAGTGTAAAGGAAGGGTGTTTGCATTGCATGATGAACCAGAAGTCCCAAGAGTGTGGCTGCCATTTGACAACGCGCCAGGATTAGCCATGGCTCGAGCATTTGGCGACTTCTGTTTGAAGGACTATGGAGTTATCTCTATTCCCGAGTTCTCACACCGCGCGCTTACAGATAATGATCTGTTTGTTGTTCTTGCTTCAGATGGG GTTTGGGACGTATTGAGCAACGACGAGGTGGTTGAGATAGTTTATTCTGCCTCGACTAGGTCATCGGCAGCTCGAATGGTGGTAGACTTGGCTGCTCGGGAGTGGAAGCTCAAGTACCCTACTTCGAAAATGGACGACTGTGCAGTCGTTTGCCTGTTCTTGGATGGGAAAATGGATTCAGAGtcagaaaatgaagaacaagctTCTTGTGCAACTCTTGAAACCAATCAAATGAGTAACACAGAATGTTCAGATGAAGAGCAGAGGTCTGGTGAGCCGAGTTTGCAACGGAATTATACGGTTCGATCATCGTCGGAAGAAAAGGACCAAATTGGAGGATTACATTCACATAGTGAAGAGAATGAGGAATCAATGTCTGCTGAAGATGAGAATTGGCTGGGACTGGAGGGTGTAACAAGAGTAAACTCTTTGGTTCAACTTCCTAGATTTTCTTGA
- the LOC111776733 gene encoding uncharacterized protein LOC111776733, with product MILDKGSMQSNLGCFLHCTTPVVNSQFLPKSEIRNLNRLWHPWEREKVEYFTLGDLWNCYDEWSAYGAGVPIDVNNGETLVQYYVPYLSAIQIFTSNSTVNGFRDECGGDSEARDSFSDSCSDESESEKQWRWDGSSSEEGGLLEQDSPLHLSDRLGYLYFQYFERSTPYGRVPLMDKINGLARRFPGLMTLRSVDLSPASWMAVAWYPIYHIPMGRTIKDLSTCFLTYHTLSSSFQDMDVEDEFESGGERKRKEGEGMALPAFGLATYKMQGDVWISGNYGRDQERVVSLLSVADSWLKQLRVQHHDFNYFTGMIRRG from the exons ATGATTCTTGACAAAGGGTCAATGCAATCCAATTTGGGTTGTTTTCTTCATTGCACAACGCCGGTTGTCAATTCCCAATTCTTGCCCAAG aGTGAGATTAGGAATCTGAATCGTTTATGGCATCcatgggagagagagaaggttGAATATTTCACTCTCGGCGATCTCTGGAATTGTTACGACGAATGGAGCGCTTACGGTGCCGGTGTTCCCATCGACGTCAACAACGGCGAGACCCTTGTTCAATATTATGTTCCCTATCTCTCTGCAATTCAAATCTTCACTAGCAATTCCACCGTCAATGGTTTCAG GGATGAGTGCGGCGGCGACAGTGAAGCAAGGGATTCGTTTAGCGATTCTTGCAGCGATGAGAGTGAAAGTGAAAAACAATGGAGATGGGACGGAAGCTCATCGGAAgagggaggattgttggagcAAGACAGCCCTCTGCATCTTAGTGACAGATTGGGATACCTTTACTTTCAGTATTTCGAGAGATCAACCCCTTATGGAAGGGTTCCATTAATGGATAAG ATCAATGGATTGGCTCGAAGATTCCCTGGCTTGATGACATTGAGAAGCGTCGATCTTTCCCCAGCGAGTTGGATGGCTGTTGCTTg GTACCCAATTTACCATATTCCAATGGGGAGAACCATAAAGGACTTATCAACATGCTTCCTGACATACCACACGCTTTCATCTTCATTCCAAG ATATGGACGTGGAGGATGAATTTGAGAGTGGAGgagaaaggaagaggaaagaaGGGGAAGGAATGGCGCTGCCGGCATTTGGTTTGGCGACATACAAGATGCAAGGAGACGTGTGGATTTCAGGGAATTATGGGCGGGACCAAGAACGAGTGGTGTCGCTTTTGAGCGTGGCAGATTCTTGGTTAAAGCAACTCAGGGTGCAGCACCACGACTTCAACTACTTTACTGGCATGATTCGTCGTGGCTAA